A window of Chelmon rostratus isolate fCheRos1 chromosome 18, fCheRos1.pri, whole genome shotgun sequence genomic DNA:
gcgacatacttcactgaagtaaatatatatataaacaaaataatattaaaaatatacaaatacacacacacacacatatatatatatatatatatatatatatatatatatatatacacatatgtatatacatacatacacatacacacctatatacaagagagatataaacaAATTATATTGCACGGATAGGAAATTATTGCATCATGTATCCTATTGCACTAAGAGGTACTGTTGGTTGTTtagcagtctgatggatgttggcaggaatgagtttttATAGCGGTTCAGCCTGGTTCTGGGGACCCTGAGTCTCCTGCCGGAAGGTAGGAGCTGGAACTTatggtgtaaaatgtgagtcAGGTCAGACACAATTTTCTGTGCGAGTCTGGTGACGGACAGCTCATTAAGCAACTGGAGGGGAGAATGATTCCTGACCCCTATAATCTTCATGGCAGTCTGCAGCAGACTGGCAATCTGTGAGCTCGACTGCACAGTCAGGTTGCCATACCAGGCCGCAATGCCGTATCTGATTATACATTCCAGTGCAGCCCGATAGAAGAGCAACatgatcctctgctccactccatAGACCCTTAGTCTGCGTAGAAATTGGAGACGCTGTTGGAGTTTGGAGCAGAGGCTTCCAACATGTACCTTCCACCTGAGTGTGTTGTCGATGTGGACCCCCAGATACCTGTATGAACCCACCTCACTGATGTGTTAGTATACATATAGTTCTTATAGTCCATATAGTTAGTATAGTTCTCAATGACAACTGGCCTATGGTCCCCGACGGACTTTGGGTCAAATATCATCTCTGTCTTTCCCACATTCAGCACAAGATGATTTTGGTCACACCACTGGACAAATTCCTCTGTTTCTGAGAAATAGTCCAGTGGGCTACCGTCAGCATGCAACAAGCTGATTTTAGCTGTGTCATCAGAGAATTTATAATAAAGTTCTCTGAGTGTGTTGTTACACAATCATTGTGTACAATGTGAAGAGGTCGGGGAGCTGACACAACCCTGTGGGGCGCTTGTGCTTATCAATCTTGGTTCCGAGAGGGCGCTGTTGACCCTGACTTGCTGTGTGCGCTGTGTCAGGAAGGAGTGATACCACCTCAGAATGCAAGAATTCACATTCATCTCCTTCCGTTTTCCCATAAGCAGGTGCAGCTGCATAGTGTTGAACGCTGAGCTGAAATCAACGAACAACACACGTGCATAAGCTCTGGGGTCCTCGAGGTGTTTGCTGACCAGATGAGTGACGCTTGTAATAGTGCCTTGACCCTGCTTATTGGCAAACTGAAAGGAGTCCAAGTGTGTATCTACTTCCCTCCTGAGCAGAGTCACCATCATCCTCTCAAAACACTTCATGACTATGGAGGTTAGAGCCACAGGCCTAAAGTCATTGTTGACCACAGGACATAGTTTTTTAGCCACCGGAGTGATTACTGATTTTTTCCAGAGACTGGGGATGGTGTATGAATCTACAGATCTCTGGAAGATGGGGTACCAAGCTATTGTAAGCTCCTCTGCACAGGATTTGAGCAGAAAAGCAGATATCCCATCTGGTCCTGTGGCCTTTTTGGTGCAAACAGACCTGAACATGGATTGGACCCTGTGAGGATGAATCACCAGCATTGGGTCCTGCTCAGTTGCTGATATCGACCTCAGAACCTCCTCACATTCAGAGAAGTCCTGGGTTTCAAATCttaaataaaagtcattcagctctgttgccctctgctggtcattCAGGGTGCTGAGACGTTTTTGAGCAGTATGTTGGTGATTCTCCTCATAGTGTCCCACGTTTGTCTGGAGTTGTTTGCcgcaaagttttttttctattgtctctttgtgtttttttttttttttagcttcctTGAGCATGTGATTCAGTTCCTATTGTACCAGTTTGAGTTGAACCCTGTCCTGGTTCCTGAATGCTCTTTTCTTACAGTTAATGCAGTCTTTAACCTCCTTGGtgatatattgtttattgttggGGTAGACAGTTATTTCCTGACGTAaatttgggtcatattcctatactttaataagtttgattacacacatatattctgttaatagttagattacatgcatatgcttacattaatgatagttggatcctgatattttgattttattcatatttctgctgatggattgtgtgactgaacaGAAATTCTATTTCTCCTGGgtaagtttttcctttattattcatagaagtgatttagacgaggagtgattctttgtgtgcaaaatatatctaaggccagtgtgacctagaacaggaggttttgagataaaGGCCTGGCATGGGGGAAATCTTGGAGCCCTCGACTTAAGACaaaacaggttggcgtcagggataagggtgtctctagatttgtccttgcaaacaggttgctgggccAGTGATGTTAGATTGTCAaagatgaccaagcagaggagagagagcgcctgGAGTCAATGAGAAGGAGCCAACAACgttttcagcatttcctcatgttctgtctataaaatactgggtcagggagagatagtgtgtcagacttcgtgaactgacccaactctgttgtggatcagggaaaggtcGAGAGCTCTATAATCTTAATTATTCTACTGATGTTAAActtaaactgattttttgggactcaacatcctctcctattgcttcattaaaagaacccagaggaccagagattTTAGAGACTGTCCTCGACATTGCTTTTTTGGTATGGTTGTGTCCACACAGAACTGGATGTAGTCTGTGACAGTCTCTGCAGCAGTGTCCCCATCCAGCCCATGAAAGATGTTCCACTCTGTGCAGAGGAAACATCCTTAAAGGGTCTCAATGCTGTCCTCAGTCCAGACCTGAACAGTCTTTCTCTGTGGTTTGCTATGTTTGAGGGCTGTTTTGTAGGTGGGGATGAGATGTATTGTCTTGCGGTCTGAGTTAGAGAGTGGGGGTTTGGCTCTtgtgatggctgcaactgctgccacGCAGCTGGTATAAATGTCGGTAACCCTCCTACACTCACCTTAGTTTTCTTTAcgtttaattattcatttagttgacctttttgacctcatgacatccacattgcacatacagacagcaaatacattaaggATTACAAAGaccttttggtttcatacaacacatacatatttatttagcataagttGACAGTACAGTGGTTTCTATTTGTAGCCACACATTTAGTTagcttctgtacagtcacattgcactttgtctatttagtttgtctttagttctaatgttgttttttttttgagttaccagtgttgagggtctcgctgctgctggagggacattCGGGCCAGGCCTGAGCAAAAGGCATGACTGCTGGAGCAGACctgttaaatgcaggaagtggccaatTGGGCTACACCAAGTGCCTGCAGCATCGGGGtgtgatttttaaatgtttagtttaggattttctttgtttcttcaaattatagtaaagcctttggtgtttttgtttagattaaATATCAAGATAgccttactgacagacaagttgtcctgttgtgttttatttgtaatctagttggtaatgtttgtttcttgttatccCCTTCTTTTCACAATGGTCTGATCAGCGACTATATATGTTcccctttgtgtgcagtttgtgaggtctattgtgtgtgttaggtctgttcttgtgttggttAAGTCAGTTAGgtctattttgtctttattatatTAGTTTGGTCAGTTCAGTTCTATTCAGTTAAGCACTGTTCAGTTGGCCTCTTTTATGGGCCCAGAACTTTATGTattgactttattttcttgtaaataaatcctttttttttttggaaatccaCCTGTGTCTCCTCATGCTTGCCAGCTTGGTCCCTCACACTCTACTCACATAAGCATTCTGCACATTTCCAAAGCATTTGTCCAGGATTCTGTCTCCTCTTGTTCTACATTTCACATACTGATGAAAACCTGCGAGGGACAGTTCCAGTTTGCAGTGGTTGAAGACTGCTGAACGCAGTCTGTGATATAGGCAGCTGCACTGGCAGTGTTCCCGCTGGGGGGGACGTACACAGCGCAGAGGGTGATGTTCCCAAACTCCCTTGGCAGATAAACAGGCCTCAGACTCAGGCAAAGAAGCTCCACGTCGGGGCTACAGGTGGTCTCCCGCACCGTGTGGTGCCCGCACCAGTTGTCATtgatgtacacacagacaccccCACCTCTGTTTTTCCCCGACGTCTATAGTCCCTGAGGACTAGTACTAGTACTGGCCTATAGTTACTGGCAGCACTGTGGAGGGTCTTCTTTGGTAAAGGAACCAGACGGGATGTCTCCCACAACACTGAGACCTTCTCCAGACGTAGGCATGCAAGAATAACTTTACTCTAATTATGCATTAAGTTTCTCTGTTTGGTGTTCCAAAGGAGGTAAACACACAGTCTAAACTACTTGCACTACGTTTTTATTGTATTCTGTTCTTTTTATGCTATCTTTTAATTCTCCTTTAATTACTATTTTATGTACTTTGACTTTCTTTTAATTGGATTTTATATATGgatgttgttttgctttaatttatgtaaagcagtggtccccaacccccGTGGATCAATTGATACTGGGCCGCACAAAAAATTGATTATttcgttttatttattatctgagtccaaacaatcttttattttgaaaaaatattttattttgaaaaatgaccggattctCACGGTTACATCTCAGTCACTCAAGCAATCAAATTTAACACACAAGctagcaaaatgagtaaaaaccaGACGTCTTTtgaaagtttctttgcgaaggggaaaaggcccagtgaagaaacagaagaaaagctgacaacttccaagaaaaagaaagcttttaacagacaacaccaggagtcctacttgaaatatggatttgtcgtgacaggtgattcccacacaccgagcccgctcATCATCATGAGCGGCGACCGGCTTTCTAATGAGGCAATGAAGCCTTCAAAACTgctcctgcagtgaatggctgtaattctCAAACGAGCCTAACTTAatgttacgttctccaaagagtaataatacaagaacatgaggatccggcataatgtatagtgagcagggaccataggaacctgctcacaatacattatcccgcttagaactcTGCTTACTACGAAAGCATTTAATAAAGggacacaaaatagtgattaaaacatattttattgatttaaaataagcctactctcgtctgtcaccgctctcactgtgCCGGCAAGcagaaaacttatttctttacagttattcagcgtaatcatgtcaaatgtggagaagtgatgggacctgagagagacgtagctggcgacagagtttggtttaccgctattattaCCGCTAGCAtttgcattagcattagctaaatggtagcatcggtactggccactacctggagcatctcctagACAGGCctgggtgggggggggggaactCTGGGATGCCAcagttcaccgcctagcctccacgaaacactgttgaagggaggtggCAAGACGTAgccttgctacaaccagacttagctacaaccaatataaggaaaataccccatgagtcagcgagagcaggggtggaagattactcacaggtggattgcacggtaacgaacaggataacggatatgactatgccttggatacatgactcagtgaggaaTGGGGGaacggacccatctcttagggccagaggtagcagtactcaggtgacagtgaaggcaactaaggagagcaaaagttgtgcagcagaggataagaagcttcaagtttgcccatgtggctggcagaaaataacatcgATCTGAGGCCTTAGAACTaatcagggaaggaggaagtgttcagCGGTGGAAGGTtagagtggccgcatcgaccagtatttcttgagaagtcagtcgaatcagtcggatgaagtccagcgacaggtaggcatttaagaaagcagtggaggaaggcgtcagaagaagaaagggagggaattaaggtgttgcaggaggaactgagaagcaggttagcagtactcagaagggcagaacaccttagggagaagagaaagaagaagcaaggtcagcatttttggAACCCCCTTAATTTTGTAAagggcttgtttaatcaagaaaaaggagggcaacttaaggcaacaaaatcagagattgaacagtatttgaagtcgacgtattcagattcaaaggagaataggaacataggtcttccacctgacatgccaccattaggggaagtggagcaggagatggatgtgagcccacctagatggagagaagttgtggaggtggtcCAAAGGCTTCTTCagccccagggcctaatggagtcccctaccatgtctataagagtgcacctggcatcttaaggacactatggagatacctgagaatagtttgggagaaacaaagtattccaagagcatggtgcagggcaggaggtgtcttcatccctaaggagaaggagtcatcggaccttagccagtatcggatgatttctctcctaaatgttgagggaaagattttctttagtatcgtagcacagaggctggctaattacttactgcttagagcatactagcatgatttggcatcagattcagacagctaagagggagaaaagagacttgaatgttgtatttttagatctggctaatgctTTTGGCTCAGTGCCACatagccttatttggagttcctttcactgctttaaagtgccggagatagttgttaacttgttgaaagcatatttccaagacatcagactgtgtgcaagtatcgcagagctcacaacaggctggcaaagattggaggttggtattatggcaggatgtaaagtttccccgctagctttcacaatggctatggaggtaattattagggcttccaagtgggtcgtaggtggggagagacggcagaatggaatgtgTCTTCCACCAATTAaggcttatatggatgatatgacactgctaacttcaacagtgccatgtacaaggaggttgttagataaagtcaatcagaatctcaagtgggctagtatgaagattaagcctagtaagtcaaggagtatttcaatatacagagggaaagtaagtgataggaagtttgctatagatggtgaggaaatcccaacaattagggagaaatcagtcaagagtctaggacggtggtacaatgtggacctgaatgatgttgaacaggttgtgcaatttagaaaggatgttgggttagagttagggttagggtgtCTGTATAAAGAACAGTAGATCCTTTAGCTTTTCTAGTTTCAAAAGTTTAAATTGTTAAAAACTGGTAAAACAGactcaaggacacacacatacacagttacTGTATTCTTCCGTTATTGTGTTATGTATTATCGtatcacatgcaaacatgatGTAGTGTATCCCATCTGATTGGACAAGaaacatttatattcatgatAGATGTAAATCTATGAGGGAGTTGATAATTTAAATAGAAAGTCTTCTGCACAGTGGCATAGTGAATAAGGACTCACATCAACACTGATGTGTCATTATGGTATGAAACTTAAACTACAATTCTTTTGTAATCTTAACTTCATATCTTTGTTTCCAAAGAACATTGATGTTGTTGTGGTTACACATGCTGAAGTAAATATCACAGTATCTAAAAGGTTTTCTCACTGTAATTGGTTAATATTGAAAAATTGAATTGCAGGAATCAAGGACCATGGAGCCAGAAGGGACTGTCAACAGGACGTACACTCTTGATGACATACATCCCTGCTATGAGTTAGATAATGGAACTTATGTATTTACAAGCAACCCTTCACTAATATGTGTATTATTATATGTTTTCCTCGGCTCATTGTCTGTTGTCACAGTATGTGGAAATCTTCTTGTGATAATCTCCATCGTTTATTTCAAACAGCTCCATGTCCCTACTAACTACCTCATCCTGTCTCTGGCTGTGGCTGACCTGTCTGTAGGAGTTTTGGTTTTTCCTTCCAGCATGGCAGTCACTGTAACCTCATGTTGGTATCATGAAGGTTTATTTTGTAAAGTACGAGGGAGCTTTGATGTGACTCTAAGCACAGCCTCTATTTTGAACTTATGCTGTATTTCTATTGACAGATATTATGCAGTGTGTCAGCCTCTCGCTTATagaagtaaaataaatgatcgTGCTATCGGGATTATGATCCTGGTGAGCTGGGGAGTTGCTGCTCTAATTGGAATTGGCATTGTAATTGCAGGGTTTAATCaaggaaaatgtgaagaaagtTGTTTAATTGATGCTCTAATATCAACCACTCTGGcatgtattttctcattttacattCCAGTCATAATAATGCTCTGTATCTACCTGAAGATTTTCATTGTTGCACAGAAACAGGCAAACAGCATCCAGAACACATCCTGTCAGAGCTCAAAGTCTGGAACAACTGTCAGTAAAATGGAGAGAAAGGCCACCAAAACTCTGGCTATAGTTATGGGAGTTTTTCTCTTATGTTGGACTCcttattttctttgcatgatCTTTCAGCCTTTAACATATGATATAACACCAGTAGCTGTGATTGAAACCCTTAACTGGTTTACACTGTCAAACTCAATGCTCAATCCATTTATTTAcgctttcttttacagctggttCAGATCAGCTTTTAGAATGATCATTTctggaaaaatatttcaaggtgaTTTTACCAACTCAAAGCTGCTTTAAAGGCTTGGACCACAAAGTTCGACCTCTTTACTCTGCATTGTATAGTTTTACTGATATTACATCTTACACTGTATCTCGGTTtcagatatttatgtttttatttaaatataaaactTCATTGCAAATGGAAAGTGTCACAATGCATTTGGTCAACTCTTCATGTGATTTCAGAGTATCTTCTTGTGAATATCTGGGATTTGTGCAACAGATTTACACACCATGCACGAAACACATGATATTGCAACACGTTCTTGCAGAATTTGACAGTATGTATTTAGTGTAAATGAAGAGTTAATTTAAAGTCACTCCTCAGGCAGGCATTTGAAAGACTGGCTGTGAGAGTCATAGAGTAACATAATGAAAATCATATATATGATATCATAATGATATCATAATGAAATCATGTTAACACACCTGTCTCACAATGTGATGTTGTGGCCTTTCCACATTGTTTAACCACATCCCATATTAATGATCTTCCTTCAAGATGCTTACATCAAAGTTTTTACCTTCACCATCATGCCAGATATAAtaattttgtttgtcttctgcaATTATTTTTCTAATCTTTCCATATAATGCTGACTgaaatatttggtatttttggaaactttggCATGATAACTTATATTTCTTATGCAGTTTTATGTGTCTGAACAAATATTGATGATCTTGATGATCCAACTGTCATTGTAATGACCCAAACAATGACTACACACAGTTAAATGCCACCATCGTGCCACATGTAAAGGTAGAGTAGTAGTattacagtttaaaatgtgcttGTTGGTTTCTTATCCTGTAATATTTGAGTGTTTCCCTTGCAAAAATAACTGGTGGACAAGCTTTTCATGGTTACGAAACATGTCGCAGGAAGGTACTAATTTCAATGTCATCATACAAAACATAAGATGTTCACGAACTGCTTTCCATTCCATACAATACATATATCTTTTTACTCCTGATAATCCCATCAGTCCTCCTACAGCCATGTCCGgtgatttattttcaattaa
This region includes:
- the LOC121622377 gene encoding trace amine-associated receptor 1-like — encoded protein: MEPEGTVNRTYTLDDIHPCYELDNGTYVFTSNPSLICVLLYVFLGSLSVVTVCGNLLVIISIVYFKQLHVPTNYLILSLAVADLSVGVLVFPSSMAVTVTSCWYHEGLFCKVRGSFDVTLSTASILNLCCISIDRYYAVCQPLAYRSKINDRAIGIMILVSWGVAALIGIGIVIAGFNQGKCEESCLIDALISTTLACIFSFYIPVIIMLCIYLKIFIVAQKQANSIQNTSCQSSKSGTTVSKMERKATKTLAIVMGVFLLCWTPYFLCMIFQPLTYDITPVAVIETLNWFTLSNSMLNPFIYAFFYSWFRSAFRMIISGKIFQGDFTNSKLL